The proteins below come from a single uncultured Campylobacter sp. genomic window:
- the hslU gene encoding HslU--HslV peptidase ATPase subunit, with protein MNLTPKEIVKFLDDYVIGQKDAKKIIAIALRNRYRRMKLDKTMQDDIMPKNILMIGSTGVGKTEIARRLSKMMGLPFIKVEASKYTEVGFVGRDVESMVRDLAAASVNLVKAEQREKNREKIDEYVKDKIIKKLLPPLPTGASEEKKADYEKSYEKMMSRLENGDLDDLNIEIEVVQNSFDAGANVPPDMAQMQESFVKIIGLSNKTVKKEMKVKDAKEALKNEASDKILDMESIKTEAVRRAENEGIIFIDEIDKVAVSSGNSGRQDPSKEGVQRDLLPIVEGSTVTTKFGAIKTDHILFIAAGAFHISKPSDLIPELQGRFPLRVELDSLDENALYQILTQPKNSLLKQYEALLKTENVELKFNDEAIRAIAKIAQNANEKMEDIGARRLHTVIERVIEDISFEANEHGGETVEVDKALVEKRLSDVVEDQDLARYIL; from the coding sequence ATGAATTTAACCCCAAAAGAGATAGTGAAATTTTTAGACGATTACGTCATCGGGCAAAAGGACGCCAAAAAGATCATCGCCATCGCGCTACGAAACCGCTACCGCAGGATGAAACTAGATAAAACGATGCAAGACGACATAATGCCAAAAAACATCCTGATGATAGGCTCGACGGGCGTGGGCAAAACCGAGATCGCAAGGCGTCTGTCAAAGATGATGGGCTTGCCGTTTATCAAAGTAGAAGCTAGCAAATACACCGAAGTGGGCTTCGTCGGACGCGACGTAGAAAGCATGGTGCGCGACCTGGCGGCTGCGTCGGTAAATTTGGTCAAAGCCGAACAGCGCGAGAAAAACCGTGAGAAAATCGACGAATACGTAAAAGATAAGATAATAAAAAAACTCCTGCCGCCTCTGCCCACAGGCGCGAGCGAAGAGAAAAAAGCAGACTACGAAAAAAGCTACGAAAAGATGATGAGCAGGCTCGAAAACGGCGATCTAGATGATCTAAACATCGAGATAGAAGTCGTACAAAATAGCTTTGACGCGGGAGCGAACGTGCCGCCCGATATGGCGCAAATGCAAGAGAGCTTCGTCAAAATCATCGGCCTAAGCAACAAAACCGTCAAAAAAGAGATGAAGGTAAAAGACGCTAAAGAAGCGCTCAAAAACGAAGCTAGCGATAAAATTTTAGATATGGAGAGCATCAAAACAGAAGCCGTGCGAAGAGCCGAGAACGAAGGCATAATCTTTATCGACGAGATCGATAAAGTCGCGGTGAGCTCCGGAAACTCAGGCAGGCAAGATCCGAGCAAAGAAGGCGTACAGCGCGACTTGCTACCTATCGTGGAGGGCTCGACGGTAACTACCAAATTTGGCGCCATAAAGACCGACCATATCCTTTTTATCGCCGCGGGCGCCTTTCACATCAGCAAGCCAAGCGATCTAATCCCGGAGCTTCAGGGACGTTTCCCGTTGCGAGTCGAGCTTGATAGCCTAGATGAAAATGCGCTGTATCAAATTTTAACTCAGCCTAAAAATTCGCTACTCAAACAATATGAAGCGCTTTTAAAAACCGAAAATGTTGAGCTTAAATTTAACGATGAAGCCATCAGGGCTATCGCCAAAATAGCTCAAAACGCAAACGAAAAAATGGAAGATATCGGCGCTAGACGCCTACACACCGTGATCGAGCGCGTGATCGAGGATATCAGCTTTGAGGCTAACGAGCACGGCGGCGAGACGGTAGAAGTGGACAAAGCCCTCGTAGAAAAGCGCCTCTCAGACGTCGTCGAGGACCAGGATCTAGCGAGATATATCTTATGA
- the era gene encoding GTPase Era, producing MKSGFVSIIGRTNAGKSSLLNFLLDAKITIVSHKQNATRRKISGIVMNGEDQIVFTDTPGLHESNKTLNKLMINEAIKSMGDCDAIVFLAPIHDDIDDYVKFLNLNPQKPHILVLTKVDEVSNAKVLEKIAQYQKFQDKFTALLPFSIKKQTYKKPLLDEICKLLPEHEYFYDPEFLTPTNEKEIFREFILEALYDNLSDEIPYSTDVLIDKVKEKPEITEIYATIITEREIHKSMIIGKNGQTIKRIGINSRKLISNFTGQKILVKLVVVVKKDWRKDEKTIKSLNIL from the coding sequence ATGAAATCAGGCTTTGTTAGCATCATAGGCCGTACGAATGCAGGCAAAAGCTCGCTTTTAAATTTTTTGCTTGATGCGAAGATCACTATCGTCTCGCACAAGCAAAACGCCACGAGGCGTAAGATCAGCGGTATCGTGATGAACGGCGAGGATCAGATCGTTTTTACCGATACGCCGGGACTTCACGAAAGCAACAAGACGCTAAATAAGCTAATGATAAACGAAGCGATAAAATCGATGGGCGACTGCGATGCGATCGTATTTTTGGCGCCTATTCACGACGACATAGACGACTACGTCAAATTTTTAAATCTAAATCCGCAAAAACCTCATATTCTGGTGCTTACCAAGGTCGACGAAGTCTCAAATGCAAAAGTACTTGAAAAAATCGCGCAATATCAAAAATTTCAAGACAAATTTACCGCGCTTTTGCCTTTTAGCATCAAAAAGCAAACTTATAAAAAGCCGCTTTTGGATGAGATTTGCAAGCTTTTGCCTGAGCACGAGTATTTTTACGATCCGGAATTTTTAACGCCGACAAATGAAAAGGAAATTTTTCGTGAATTTATCCTTGAGGCACTCTATGACAATCTAAGCGACGAGATCCCCTACTCCACCGACGTACTTATAGATAAAGTCAAAGAAAAACCGGAAATAACTGAAATTTATGCCACCATAATCACCGAGCGCGAGATACACAAATCTATGATTATCGGAAAAAACGGGCAAACCATCAAAAGAATCGGGATAAATTCAAGAAAGTTAATATCAAATTTTACGGGACAAAAAATACTCGTAAAGCTCGTTGTAGTGGTTAAAAAAGACTGGCGAAAAGACGAAAAAACTATAAAAAGCTTGAATATTTTATAA
- a CDS encoding ATP-binding protein, translated as MSGNKYTTIKNIFADIGQESDYINLDKSIVAYKKILDLLQKPIKLIVFYGKPGCGKTFLLKKIVSDLKEQGDIVFFPYPFFNEAEFVTSLYEGIFKKEPQEKIESYEQFIKIYKAKTDDVQDRKPVVVILDESQLYPEILLEKIRIMSDSGLFKFLFATHEYIDKDILSRDYFKTRVWENIEMGSVDVGEMKVYLENKFQNNQFYYIFSKFTESQFEILNSLSEGNLRMLNKLMFNIFELYEYFDANQPTIIGGNTMVTKIIEMAAIKSELIDA; from the coding sequence ATGAGCGGTAACAAATATACTACTATAAAAAATATTTTTGCCGATATAGGGCAAGAATCAGACTATATCAATTTGGATAAGTCTATAGTAGCATATAAGAAAATTTTGGATTTATTGCAAAAACCGATAAAGCTTATCGTATTTTACGGTAAGCCCGGGTGTGGTAAAACCTTTTTGTTAAAAAAGATAGTTTCAGATCTAAAAGAGCAAGGCGATATAGTTTTTTTCCCTTATCCTTTTTTCAATGAAGCAGAATTTGTAACGTCGCTATACGAAGGAATTTTTAAAAAGGAACCTCAAGAAAAGATAGAGAGTTACGAGCAATTTATTAAAATATACAAAGCAAAAACAGATGACGTGCAAGATAGAAAACCGGTAGTAGTCATACTAGATGAATCTCAGTTATATCCAGAAATTTTACTGGAGAAGATTCGCATAATGTCAGATAGCGGATTATTTAAATTTTTATTTGCTACGCATGAGTATATAGACAAAGATATACTTTCAAGAGATTATTTTAAGACTAGAGTATGGGAAAATATCGAAATGGGGTCTGTTGACGTCGGCGAGATGAAAGTTTATTTAGAGAATAAATTTCAAAACAATCAGTTTTATTATATTTTTTCAAAATTTACGGAAAGTCAGTTTGAAATTTTAAATAGTTTAAGCGAGGGTAATTTAAGGATGTTAAATAAGCTTATGTTTAATATTTTTGAACTTTACGAGTATTTTGACGCAAATCAACCTACTATAATAGGAGGCAATACGATGGTAACTAAAATAATAGAAATGGCAGCCATTAAATCGGAGCTTATAGATGCTTGA
- the hslV gene encoding ATP-dependent protease subunit HslV, with protein sequence MFHATTILAYKGKNKSVIGGDGQVSFGNTVLKGNAVKIRKIHGGNVLAGFAGSTADAFNLFDMFENNLEHAKGDLLKAVIEFSKEWRKDKYLRKLEAMMLVLDREKIFLLSGTGDVVEPEDGKIAAIGSGGNYALSAARALDKFAQIDEEELVKESLKIAGEICIYTNTNIKTYVLE encoded by the coding sequence GTGTTTCACGCGACTACCATTTTAGCCTACAAAGGCAAGAACAAATCGGTCATCGGTGGCGACGGACAAGTGAGCTTTGGCAATACGGTGCTAAAAGGCAACGCGGTAAAAATCCGCAAAATCCACGGCGGCAATGTCCTAGCGGGCTTTGCCGGCAGCACAGCCGATGCGTTTAATCTCTTTGATATGTTTGAAAACAACCTCGAGCACGCCAAAGGCGACCTGCTAAAAGCGGTGATCGAGTTTAGCAAAGAGTGGCGCAAGGATAAATATCTGCGCAAGCTAGAAGCTATGATGCTGGTGCTTGACCGCGAGAAAATTTTCCTTTTAAGCGGAACGGGCGATGTCGTAGAGCCAGAGGATGGCAAGATAGCCGCTATCGGAAGCGGCGGCAACTATGCCCTATCCGCTGCCCGCGCGCTGGATAAATTTGCCCAGATCGACGAAGAGGAGCTCGTAAAAGAGAGCCTAAAGATCGCGGGCGAAATTTGCATTTACACAAACACGAACATAAAAACCTACGTTTTAGAATAG
- a CDS encoding argininosuccinate synthase: MKKDVKKVVLAYSGGLDTSIILKWLQDEYKCEVVTFTADIGQGEELEPARQKALELGIKPENIFIEDLKEEFARDFVFPMFRANAVYEGEYLLGTSIARPLIAKKQAEIAAKVGADGVSHGATGKGNDQVRFELGYYALGDNLTIIAPWREWDLNSREKLLKYAEKNGIKIEKKPGKSPYSMDANLLHISYEGLVLENPAQAPEADMWRWTVSPKDAPNESEIIEIGYEKGDPVSINGKKMSPAALLAELNRLGAKHGIGRLDLVENRSVGMKSRGCYETPGGTIMLKAHRAIESITLDRGAAHLKDELMPRYAELIYNGYWWSPERIMLQALIDKSQENVNGTVKVELYKGNVIVLGRDSKTDNLFSEAFCTFEEDSVFDQKDANGFIKLNALRFIIGRKNGRKFN, from the coding sequence AAATGGCTGCAAGATGAGTATAAATGCGAAGTGGTGACCTTTACCGCCGATATCGGTCAGGGCGAGGAGCTAGAACCCGCACGCCAAAAAGCGCTGGAGCTCGGTATAAAACCCGAAAATATATTTATAGAGGATTTAAAAGAAGAATTTGCGCGAGATTTCGTATTTCCGATGTTTAGAGCAAACGCCGTTTACGAGGGCGAGTATCTACTAGGCACCTCGATAGCTCGCCCGCTGATAGCTAAAAAACAAGCCGAAATCGCCGCCAAAGTAGGCGCCGACGGCGTAAGCCACGGAGCAACCGGCAAAGGCAACGACCAAGTGCGCTTCGAGCTAGGCTACTACGCGCTGGGAGATAACCTAACCATCATCGCTCCTTGGCGCGAGTGGGATCTAAACAGCCGCGAAAAGCTACTAAAATACGCCGAAAAAAACGGTATCAAAATAGAAAAGAAACCGGGCAAAAGCCCCTACTCTATGGACGCAAATTTACTCCATATCAGCTACGAAGGCTTGGTGCTTGAAAACCCGGCTCAAGCTCCGGAAGCCGATATGTGGCGCTGGACGGTAAGCCCGAAAGACGCTCCGAACGAAAGCGAAATAATAGAAATCGGCTACGAAAAAGGCGATCCCGTTAGCATAAACGGCAAAAAAATGAGCCCGGCGGCGCTGCTAGCCGAGCTAAACCGCTTAGGCGCCAAACACGGTATCGGCAGACTCGATCTAGTAGAAAACCGCTCGGTCGGCATGAAAAGCCGCGGCTGCTACGAAACTCCGGGCGGCACGATAATGCTAAAAGCTCACCGCGCGATCGAGAGTATCACGCTAGACCGCGGCGCGGCGCACCTAAAGGACGAGCTAATGCCTCGCTACGCAGAGCTTATCTATAACGGCTACTGGTGGTCGCCTGAGCGTATCATGCTGCAAGCGCTCATCGACAAGAGTCAAGAAAACGTAAACGGCACGGTCAAAGTCGAGCTCTACAAGGGCAACGTCATCGTACTAGGACGCGACAGCAAGACGGACAATCTCTTTAGCGAAGCATTTTGCACGTTTGAAGAAGATAGCGTGTTTGATCAAAAAGATGCGAACGGATTTATCAAGCTAAACGCGCTAAGATTTATCATCGGACGCAAAAACGGACGCAAATTTAACTAA
- the rplI gene encoding 50S ribosomal protein L9 — translation MKVLLIKDVKSLGKAGEIKEVKEGYGNNFLIGKGFAKAATPDVLRQYEAEQKRKAEELKYEIANIEKLKSEIEKITLKVKKPLGANGALFGAVTKDEISEALEKNHHLVVDKKAFDFAHTIKATGIYEVDVKLGHAVRATLKLDVEGE, via the coding sequence ATGAAAGTACTACTGATAAAAGACGTAAAATCGCTCGGAAAAGCCGGCGAAATCAAAGAGGTAAAAGAAGGCTACGGAAATAACTTCCTAATCGGCAAAGGCTTTGCTAAAGCCGCGACCCCCGATGTTTTGCGCCAGTACGAAGCCGAGCAAAAACGTAAGGCCGAGGAGCTAAAATACGAGATCGCAAATATAGAAAAGCTAAAATCCGAGATCGAAAAAATCACGCTCAAGGTTAAAAAGCCGCTCGGAGCAAACGGCGCGCTATTTGGCGCGGTGACGAAGGACGAGATTTCAGAAGCGCTAGAAAAAAATCATCATCTAGTCGTAGATAAAAAGGCGTTTGATTTTGCTCACACTATAAAAGCGACCGGCATCTACGAAGTGGATGTCAAGCTCGGCCATGCCGTGCGCGCCACGCTAAAACTAGACGTCGAGGGCGAATAA
- a CDS encoding GspE/PulE family protein, which yields MKKVYEIFLSTAQKNELISNAQYQNITMQLKEKDDFETIIHQEIPDLKDELVYDILGELYKKQRLNINEITENFAVNLKDFLKYIASKFKLEYIELDNVDIDYRLCEKAPLTQLKTHEALPVKEDEIAVYVAFKNPFDMSAQDRLQSIFNRKLLKTVIADPAKIDKYLSKVELNDSVKGIVAEIRKELSSTTVVGGNADENSSGILKLIEVILRTSIVSRASDIHIEATTTNCVVRGRIDGMLAELFIFDKDLFPPLVSRMKLLSNMDIAERRKPQDGRFSAQVAGKEYDFRISTLPILHGESIVLRILDKSKVLISLENLGMHPATFEKFNKAMKAPYGIILVTGPTGSGKTTTLYAALNDIKSVETKIITVEDPVEYQLNMIQQVHVNEKVGLSFAAALRSILRQDPDIIMIGEIRDQETLRIAIQAALTGHLVFSTLHTNDAISAVTRIADMGIEPYLISGALVAIEAQRLVRKLCPNCKQKTILPSNLQEQFKDFLPQEYQFYKHVGCDQCSQTGYMGREMISEVLPISDTISAMIANGTTKEAIKEVAYREHFIDMFKDGIIRAARGVTTIDEVFRVAKI from the coding sequence GTGAAGAAAGTTTATGAAATATTTTTATCTACTGCGCAAAAAAATGAACTAATATCTAATGCTCAGTATCAAAATATCACAATGCAGCTAAAAGAAAAAGATGATTTTGAAACAATAATCCACCAAGAAATACCAGACTTAAAAGACGAACTCGTCTACGATATCTTAGGTGAATTGTATAAAAAACAAAGATTAAATATCAATGAAATAACAGAAAATTTTGCAGTAAATTTAAAAGATTTTCTAAAATATATAGCTTCTAAATTTAAATTAGAGTATATTGAGTTAGATAATGTGGACATAGATTATAGGCTTTGTGAAAAAGCACCATTGACGCAACTTAAAACGCACGAAGCCCTTCCTGTCAAAGAAGATGAAATTGCGGTATATGTCGCCTTTAAAAATCCATTTGATATGTCAGCCCAAGATAGGCTTCAGTCTATATTTAACAGAAAGCTACTAAAAACCGTTATCGCAGATCCTGCCAAGATAGACAAATATCTTAGCAAAGTCGAGCTAAACGATAGCGTCAAAGGTATCGTAGCAGAAATCAGAAAAGAACTTTCATCTACGACGGTTGTCGGCGGTAATGCCGACGAAAATAGTTCTGGTATTTTAAAACTTATTGAAGTTATCCTAAGAACATCTATCGTTAGTAGGGCAAGCGATATACATATAGAAGCTACTACGACAAACTGCGTCGTCAGAGGTCGTATAGACGGCATGCTAGCCGAGCTTTTTATATTTGACAAAGACCTATTTCCTCCTTTGGTATCGCGTATGAAGCTACTTTCTAATATGGATATAGCAGAGCGTAGAAAGCCGCAAGACGGACGATTTTCAGCTCAAGTAGCAGGCAAAGAATACGATTTTCGTATCTCTACATTACCTATTTTACATGGTGAAAGTATAGTTTTACGTATTCTAGATAAGTCAAAAGTACTAATAAGCCTTGAAAATTTAGGTATGCATCCGGCCACTTTTGAGAAATTTAACAAAGCAATGAAGGCGCCGTACGGTATTATATTAGTTACCGGTCCGACCGGCTCAGGTAAAACGACTACGCTATATGCAGCCCTAAACGATATAAAAAGCGTAGAGACTAAGATCATTACAGTTGAAGATCCGGTGGAATATCAACTAAACATGATTCAACAAGTCCACGTCAATGAAAAAGTCGGTCTTTCGTTTGCTGCTGCTCTTCGTTCTATTTTAAGACAAGACCCCGACATTATAATGATAGGCGAGATCAGAGACCAGGAAACTCTTCGCATAGCTATTCAAGCCGCATTAACCGGTCACTTAGTATTTTCAACGCTGCATACAAACGATGCAATAAGCGCGGTCACTAGAATAGCAGATATGGGTATAGAGCCTTATCTTATTAGCGGAGCGTTGGTAGCCATAGAAGCTCAAAGACTTGTAAGAAAATTATGTCCAAACTGCAAACAAAAGACGATTTTACCTTCAAATTTACAAGAACAGTTTAAAGACTTTTTACCGCAAGAATATCAGTTTTACAAACATGTAGGTTGCGATCAATGCTCTCAAACCGGATATATGGGCCGAGAAATGATAAGCGAGGTTTTACCTATAAGCGATACCATTTCAGCAATGATAGCAAACGGTACAACAAAAGAAGCTATTAAAGAAGTTGCATACAGGGAACACTTTATAGATATGTTTAAAGATGGAATCATAAGAGCAGCTAGGGGCGTTACAACGATAGATGAAGTATTTAGGGTGGCTAAAATATGA
- a CDS encoding transformation system protein, whose protein sequence is MLETYEVLELERRWRAYDKKRKEFKFKDKKTYIYAVSAVLAISVSVSSLTFYLLKDSLVSGVASSAISNEIKEPSKNSKHSEINEQKRNLDPSDNTLLNSDNFGINENLPEKQNSNVSISGDIDPQEEQHGWVNVNDLPSSTDSIASFSAARNIGGKQVAIKTPTEEKINFDSDGSFSSKSTSNGQGINKFQIQSSTSEVSVDELKAKFDKANSSDIAVLIAKRYYSTKDYQNSEKWALIANELDSNNEESWIIFAKSKYNLKQKNDAISVLKIYNDKANSANIEDLMKKIEDDTAL, encoded by the coding sequence ATGCTTGAGACATACGAGGTATTGGAATTAGAAAGGCGATGGAGAGCCTATGACAAGAAAAGAAAAGAGTTTAAGTTTAAAGATAAAAAAACTTATATTTACGCAGTATCCGCCGTGCTTGCTATATCCGTATCGGTATCATCGCTTACATTTTATCTACTAAAGGATTCACTGGTTAGCGGCGTTGCCAGTAGTGCTATAAGTAACGAAATTAAAGAGCCAAGTAAAAACTCTAAACATTCAGAGATTAACGAACAAAAGAGGAATCTAGACCCATCAGATAATACTCTTTTAAATTCGGACAATTTTGGTATAAATGAAAACCTGCCTGAAAAGCAAAATAGCAATGTCAGTATATCTGGAGATATCGATCCGCAAGAAGAACAACATGGCTGGGTAAATGTCAATGATTTGCCAAGTAGCACAGACTCTATCGCTAGTTTTTCAGCAGCTAGAAATATAGGTGGTAAACAAGTTGCTATAAAAACACCTACGGAAGAAAAGATAAATTTTGATTCTGATGGTTCCTTTTCATCAAAAAGTACATCAAACGGGCAAGGCATTAACAAATTTCAAATACAGTCATCTACCTCAGAAGTTTCAGTCGATGAATTAAAGGCAAAATTTGATAAAGCTAACAGTTCAGACATAGCCGTCTTAATAGCAAAAAGATACTACAGTACAAAAGATTATCAAAATAGTGAAAAATGGGCTCTAATCGCTAATGAATTAGATAGCAATAATGAAGAGAGCTGGATTATATTTGCTAAATCTAAATATAATCTTAAGCAAAAAAACGATGCCATAAGTGTTTTAAAAATTTATAACGATAAGGCAAATTCTGCCAATATCGAAGATTTAATGAAAAAAATAGAAGACGATACTGCACTGTAA
- the mshL gene encoding pilus (MSHA type) biogenesis protein MshL translates to MLSLKLNRIIPISIFTALTLSSLNAGSCDNRVFNLKINEQVTVQEVLTQLSDMCHFSIVSKDQFAKDAIGEQIFGVNIKDKTLNEIFALLLSEKDMSYTFSQDVLKISSLQTKTFKIDYITSIREGTAITKASVDSAPTEVGEEQEDQAAGDIGSGGGKLDNIIKTTEKFDFWEKLDTEIKAILNNTTESIVAPDPVINANAGLVTVTGTAAQLRRVSEYIKDIQERLKKQVVIDVSIVSVELANSYTKGVDWSKFNIGFKTGLYNRPVTTGVTETVGQDANGNPTTTLSRTYGLIPANDLFWSNRGNGLGGGFSQSMNLIAGFNFNLDGVLNFLETNGRTKIVSSPKITTLNNQQALISVGDNVNYRVQQESQNNNSLNGRTTVTYKQYSVFIGILLNILPEVSDDNKIMLRINPSLSSFKYNEDDTRQSTAIREIAPDTVQKKLSTVVQVNSGDTIVLGGLIAQSKGKENTKVPFLGDIPVLGNAFKSTKDNLRTTELVFIITPRIVDISNPTPINQSLKDLGFSRSIYER, encoded by the coding sequence ATGTTATCATTAAAATTAAATAGAATCATACCTATATCTATATTTACGGCATTAACGTTATCTTCACTTAACGCTGGTAGCTGCGATAATAGAGTATTTAATCTTAAAATAAACGAGCAAGTTACAGTACAAGAAGTATTAACTCAGCTCTCAGATATGTGTCATTTTAGTATCGTATCAAAAGATCAGTTTGCAAAAGATGCAATAGGCGAGCAAATATTTGGCGTAAATATAAAGGATAAAACACTAAATGAAATTTTTGCTTTATTGTTATCTGAAAAAGATATGAGCTATACATTTTCTCAAGATGTGTTAAAAATTTCTTCCCTTCAAACAAAGACTTTTAAGATCGATTACATAACTTCTATTAGAGAAGGTACCGCAATAACAAAAGCATCTGTTGATTCAGCACCCACAGAAGTTGGAGAAGAGCAAGAGGATCAAGCTGCTGGAGATATTGGCAGTGGCGGTGGCAAGCTTGATAATATTATAAAAACTACGGAAAAATTTGATTTTTGGGAAAAGCTTGACACAGAGATAAAAGCCATCCTAAACAATACTACAGAAAGTATAGTTGCACCAGATCCTGTAATTAATGCAAATGCCGGATTAGTAACGGTCACTGGTACTGCGGCTCAGTTAAGGAGGGTTTCCGAATACATTAAAGATATACAAGAAAGGCTAAAAAAACAGGTAGTGATTGACGTATCAATAGTATCTGTCGAACTTGCAAATAGCTACACAAAAGGCGTAGATTGGAGTAAATTTAATATAGGATTTAAAACTGGACTATATAACCGTCCAGTTACAACTGGGGTAACAGAAACAGTAGGACAAGATGCCAATGGAAATCCTACAACTACATTGAGTAGAACTTATGGTTTAATACCAGCAAATGATCTATTTTGGTCAAATAGAGGGAATGGTCTTGGAGGCGGTTTTTCTCAAAGTATGAATTTGATTGCCGGATTTAACTTTAACCTAGATGGCGTACTCAATTTCCTCGAAACTAACGGACGTACAAAGATAGTATCAAGCCCTAAAATTACAACACTAAACAATCAACAAGCGTTAATATCCGTAGGCGATAATGTAAACTATCGAGTCCAGCAAGAAAGTCAAAACAATAACTCCCTAAACGGTAGAACTACCGTTACATATAAGCAGTATTCTGTATTTATAGGTATATTACTAAATATTCTACCTGAAGTTTCAGACGACAATAAGATTATGCTTAGAATAAACCCGTCATTAAGTAGTTTTAAATACAATGAAGACGATACTAGACAAAGTACCGCCATACGTGAAATAGCTCCAGATACTGTACAGAAAAAACTTTCAACAGTAGTACAGGTTAATAGTGGCGATACTATTGTTTTAGGAGGTCTTATAGCCCAATCCAAAGGCAAAGAAAATACCAAAGTTCCTTTTTTAGGAGATATTCCAGTTCTCGGAAATGCTTTTAAGAGCACAAAAGATAACTTGAGAACTACTGAGCTCGTTTTTATAATAACCCCAAGAATAGTTGATATATCAAATCCGACGCCGATAAATCAATCACTAAAAGATTTGGGATTTTCAAGGTCGATATATGAGCGGTAA
- the pilO gene encoding type 4a pilus biogenesis protein PilO translates to MRNDNIFTKIDNYFDNKKPSEVSVMLLASLILSGVVIYYAIMPYAQEYHDNAMSENSSVTTKLNEVNSKLDSLSLNNDRNNDRNFKINQEKNSIKQLQIKLADTQKMNQYFDDKLKELSYLIFSEQSWADFLDNLALLANKNNVKITKISNTFKEPSAEKIEQMLDINISVDGGFKDIVGYINAIEESKLVVDVSNIDINSTNGKLKGNLGVYVWGIKYQ, encoded by the coding sequence ATGAGAAATGATAATATTTTTACAAAAATCGATAACTATTTCGATAATAAGAAACCGAGCGAAGTTTCCGTAATGCTTCTTGCAAGTCTAATACTTAGCGGAGTCGTTATATACTATGCAATCATGCCATATGCACAAGAGTACCACGACAACGCAATGTCTGAAAATAGTTCTGTAACAACCAAGCTAAATGAAGTTAATAGTAAGCTTGATAGCCTAAGTTTAAATAACGATAGAAATAACGATAGAAATTTCAAAATAAATCAAGAAAAAAATAGCATTAAACAATTGCAAATAAAACTCGCAGATACGCAAAAAATGAATCAATACTTTGATGATAAGCTAAAAGAGTTATCTTACCTAATATTTAGCGAACAAAGCTGGGCTGACTTTTTAGACAATCTAGCTTTGCTAGCTAATAAAAATAATGTAAAAATAACAAAAATATCAAATACCTTTAAGGAGCCTAGTGCCGAAAAAATAGAGCAAATGCTAGATATAAACATATCAGTAGACGGGGGCTTTAAAGACATAGTAGGATATATTAATGCCATTGAAGAATCAAAACTGGTTGTTGATGTGAGCAATATTGACATCAATTCTACAAACGGAAAACTTAAGGGTAATCTAGGAGTATATGTATGGGGGATAAAATATCAATGA